One genomic region from Leptospira tipperaryensis encodes:
- a CDS encoding acyltransferase family protein, producing the protein MKAAFLSLFEKRIWEKDSLNGLRAISMMAIFIFHLSDPIRHHLPQDTIVLNTFISNLTSSVDLFFILSGFLIYGVLYRTWEKTGTLSFKDFYINRSLRIFPAYYFFVFIALFVNKLQVKMMIASTDPKIQALLPSYSASVDRWIYDALYVSNYVTSSHFHTWSLSLEEQFYLIFPLICYFILFKLTTKSRILFLVLLYSSAALIRYFVYQANVGDQPYKVFDLLFHRPAHTRFDSIVAGILTFELYKNWNLVPKEHNRIREWYFLIPGLSFLAIASFIPYQFSVYYTVFRFNFSNLGYALVMIASIHNLSYIGKFLSLRIFAPLARMSYGTYLWHIVAIFIASTQLKVNVDSISWFQFCKALGIGFSYALLFAFISYMLIEYPFLSLKNRLKKD; encoded by the coding sequence ATGAAAGCGGCCTTCTTATCTCTTTTTGAAAAGCGAATCTGGGAAAAGGACTCATTGAATGGTCTTCGTGCCATTTCTATGATGGCCATTTTTATCTTCCACTTATCCGATCCGATTCGTCATCATCTTCCGCAAGATACGATAGTTCTCAATACGTTTATCAGCAATTTAACTTCCTCAGTAGATTTATTTTTTATTCTGAGCGGTTTTTTGATTTACGGAGTTCTCTATCGAACCTGGGAAAAAACGGGAACCTTGAGTTTTAAGGATTTTTATATCAATCGAAGTTTAAGGATTTTTCCGGCGTATTATTTCTTCGTTTTTATAGCGCTCTTTGTCAATAAATTGCAAGTGAAGATGATGATTGCATCTACGGATCCGAAAATCCAAGCGCTTCTACCTTCTTATTCCGCTTCCGTAGATCGATGGATTTACGACGCGCTTTACGTTTCTAACTACGTAACGTCGTCGCATTTTCACACTTGGTCTCTTTCTTTGGAAGAGCAGTTCTATTTAATCTTTCCTTTGATTTGTTATTTTATACTTTTTAAATTAACAACGAAGTCTCGAATTCTCTTTCTCGTTCTATTGTATAGTTCCGCTGCTCTCATTCGTTACTTCGTTTATCAAGCGAATGTTGGAGATCAACCTTATAAAGTCTTCGATCTCTTATTTCATCGTCCGGCTCATACTCGATTCGATTCCATCGTTGCAGGGATTCTTACCTTCGAGCTTTATAAGAATTGGAACTTGGTTCCAAAAGAACACAATCGAATCCGAGAATGGTATTTTCTAATTCCGGGGCTTTCGTTTTTGGCGATTGCGAGTTTTATTCCTTATCAATTTTCAGTTTATTATACGGTATTTCGATTTAACTTTTCGAATTTGGGATACGCGCTGGTAATGATTGCAAGTATTCACAATCTATCCTATATCGGAAAGTTTTTGAGTTTGAGAATTTTCGCTCCGCTTGCGAGAATGAGTTACGGGACCTATCTTTGGCACATAGTGGCGATCTTTATCGCGAGCACTCAACTCAAGGTTAATGTCGACAGCATTTCTTGGTTTCAGTTTTGCAAAGCCCTTGGAATTGGTTTTTCTTACGCGCTTCTCTTTGCATTTATATCTTATATGTTGATAGAATATCCGTTCCTAAGTTTGAAAAATCGACTG
- a CDS encoding LA_3751/LA_3752 family putative glycosyltransferase: MKSILSYLGSKKFLFWSLLFIGMFGSLRFTIPEYSLFQDSHDKAIQIDSLIRNEFQSEELFYPGRTIDSNLEFYYLPKNLHLLNKDRLISAFPLSFAAIVSPFYWLVGIKNLPYFSVILSFFTLILLKRYWKFDFLFLFLSFFCTFAWSLSLDFSENTLIILLSLIPLILIFKGQPNLRKHFLAGAFLGFYIWFRLEGLIYAGSLLLFHAVGLVPIYFQKKNSKIIFNFLNILFGLFLTVSIFFIWNWIDYGHIFGTRYLANLHGFSVSWSQRTDWIINLLLFGPLKVGYFGYLPSALILFSILAFRFRKLSRTNRTLLGSSLLFLVLVLLTTPNDGFNNWGPRFFASIILPYSILVRKYWFYMIRKGKKNLKKVFIVCFIYSFLLGLVGLGIQRGRSIHVKKFSSIISSMDADIWVYTDYLSFYTIGTRYLDKVVFKAESSDQILEIVNRSSKVWPNSKIAFVQYDLGIVDSKTKEKMEKNSMGMEIVQPIQWDSKILIPKLKESLSDFHVSKTAGYEIWIGNLK; this comes from the coding sequence ATGAAATCGATCCTTTCTTATCTCGGTTCCAAAAAGTTTTTATTCTGGTCTTTATTATTTATCGGTATGTTTGGATCTTTACGATTTACAATACCTGAATATTCTCTCTTTCAAGACAGCCATGACAAAGCGATTCAGATCGATTCCTTAATCCGGAACGAATTTCAATCCGAAGAATTGTTTTATCCCGGAAGGACGATCGATTCTAATTTAGAATTTTATTATCTTCCGAAAAATCTTCATCTGCTAAATAAGGATCGATTGATCAGTGCCTTCCCACTTTCGTTTGCGGCGATCGTAAGTCCCTTTTATTGGTTGGTCGGAATTAAGAATCTTCCATATTTCTCGGTGATACTTTCGTTTTTCACTTTGATTCTGCTGAAAAGATATTGGAAGTTTGATTTTTTATTTTTGTTCCTTTCGTTCTTCTGCACGTTCGCCTGGTCTCTTTCTCTCGACTTTTCCGAAAATACACTGATCATTCTTCTTTCCTTAATTCCCTTAATTCTTATTTTTAAGGGTCAGCCGAATCTGAGAAAACACTTCCTGGCCGGCGCGTTTTTAGGTTTTTATATTTGGTTTCGACTGGAAGGACTCATTTACGCGGGATCTCTTTTACTATTCCATGCAGTAGGTTTAGTTCCGATCTATTTTCAGAAAAAAAATTCCAAGATTATATTTAATTTTTTGAATATTCTTTTTGGTTTATTTTTGACCGTTTCGATCTTTTTTATTTGGAATTGGATCGACTACGGACATATTTTTGGAACTCGGTATTTAGCAAACCTTCACGGCTTTTCCGTATCTTGGTCGCAGAGAACTGACTGGATTATCAACCTCCTTCTTTTTGGTCCTCTAAAAGTCGGCTATTTCGGTTATCTTCCGTCGGCATTGATTCTCTTTTCGATTTTAGCGTTTCGATTTCGGAAACTTTCCCGCACGAATCGCACGTTACTCGGATCCTCTTTGTTATTCTTGGTCTTAGTTCTTTTAACCACTCCGAACGACGGATTCAACAACTGGGGACCTAGATTTTTTGCTTCGATCATTCTTCCATACTCGATCCTCGTTCGCAAATATTGGTTTTATATGATTCGCAAAGGTAAGAAGAATCTAAAAAAAGTTTTTATCGTTTGTTTTATATATTCTTTTCTTTTGGGACTCGTCGGCTTGGGAATCCAAAGAGGTAGAAGTATTCATGTTAAGAAATTCTCATCCATCATTTCTTCGATGGATGCCGACATTTGGGTTTATACCGATTACTTATCTTTTTATACGATCGGAACCCGTTATTTGGATAAGGTCGTGTTCAAGGCGGAAAGTTCCGATCAGATTCTTGAAATCGTAAATCGTTCCTCTAAGGTTTGGCCTAATTCTAAGATCGCATTCGTACAATATGATCTTGGAATTGTAGATTCTAAAACCAAGGAGAAGATGGAGAAGAATTCGATGGGAATGGAAATCGTTCAACCGATTCAATGGGATTCAAAAATTCTTATACCGAAATTAAAAGAAAGTCTTTCCGACTTCCATGTTTCCAAGACGGCCGGATATGAAATCTGGATCGGAAATTTAAAATAA